taagtactacactgtacgtccacgggttatttcacagctgtgttttcctgtccctgtcgtgttttgctgaatcggcaaaacgaaagggtcacaaatcactttatcttggtGGCCGTGTtcctctttaaagtaacgataaccagcctgcgattaaatatcatgattggcagaccctaagacccaaatataaggttacacaaatcatgcttgagaagactcatgcgaataataagcaggccacatagaaataaaagaaacatactttctcaatttttcgacgtaatggaaatgaatttgtaaattaaaagcctcgtacacgaatgtcggcaatgtccacccacgtaaacgtgcaaatgtgtcgcaacactatgcgacgtacggtcgcacagaatataaacaatcaaagtgccgatttaaaaagtcgtttaaagattcccgtgaaaaaaaaaaaaaaaaaacgaaacaccacgtttacggcaaaaagtggctactattcggaattattcgaaaatcagccgaaaaggtattcgaataccttgatattcgaaaattcgattcgttttggacaaccctgtatACCGGTAACTAAAAATAAAGGTATAGCAAGCATGTTCAAACGAAAAAAATTGATATCTATAATTACAAAACCAATAAGGATTTCATCACATAAATGGCGAAATCTTTCCTGAATAATTATGACTATCTGGTGTCACATCCAACTACAAACAATTATATTGTGAAATATACATTTTAacaagaataaaaattattgcaCAGCAAACACACAATACACATCTTTACGTTTATTGATCTTTCTTTGTCGTATCATAATAAGAAGGAGGATTCTGGGCAGGAGCAGAATAACCAGGAGGAAGATAAGATGATCCAGAAGCCATAGCTTCCTGAGACTTTGGATCTGTGGGTTGGTATGACGGTTCAGCCGGATAAGGAGGAATGGGAGGACCTTGATTGTATGGAGGTTGGGTTGGATACTGCGAGTACAATGGAGGAGCTGTTGGTTGATACCCCATGGGTGGTGGAGCATAACCTGGCTGAATTGGCATGCCCTGTGGAACCCCGGTGACAATGATTGGGGCTGGTTGGGCAATATACATCATCCGAGGATTCTTAGCCATTTTTATAAGACTTTCACCAACTTCGATTGCACCTCCAGCCTGTTAACATAAAAAACAATGAATGTTTATAGATTCTCACAAAGTAGAAGTGAAATAGTGGCAATATGGTAAAATAGAAGGTCCTCAGCTTATGATGCCAAGTGCCAACACAGATGGGCGATatcatattttgtttaatttaaagTCCTGTACAAGGCTTTTCAGCAGGATAAGCTAAGTTAAATCCAAAACCAACTAAACGGAAGGATACTTCAAGTTATGAAAAGATTTGAATGCATTGTGAAATTGGGGAGTGTTAACTTAAGGTGATACAATGTACACTTTAGATTAAGCTAAAGAAATTAAAACCTCAATCTGAAAGAATTACTTTATATGGCAAAAATCTAACAAAAGCCAGATTTGAAAAGCATTGATAACATCAATTAAAATTTATGCTGAAAAGGGCTCACACTGCAATACAGCACAGAAGGAAGACAAAAGACTTTCTGTGGAAGgatattgagaaatattttctcaaattctaaaaaaaattatttcaagctTTTGTATAATGGTTCTGACTTCTGATACGAATTCAAATCACTATTAAAAAAACTGTTAGATAAGTCTAAGATCAAAGAGTGTTGATTTTGTGTGGAAGTTTGTGTTGCATCTTTtccaaaatttaaatgaaaatttaaaatctgtATATTGACTAACGAATAACGATGCCCATAAAATTACATtcaggaattttcaaaaaaaaaaaatattcaggcAAAGAAATTGTACAACTTTCGATCAAGTTTGATGATATACATTTATGAGTTACTACATCAGTTACTAAAATATGCAAGGACATGTGGGATGCCAAAATTATAGATGAAAAACTATACCGAGCAATACTCCCAAAAGACCCGAAACCAGGAAGATTAAGACTACAACCCAGGTCCAACTACAAGTCCACAAACAAAACCATCCATCAAGGCCGATAATATCCGGTGATGGCTCCGCCACAGAAAAGCTCTCCGCATTTGTGGACTACAAACTAACTCCCCTCATGACTACCAAATTTATACCGTCCTATATAAAAGATACCACGGACTTcttaaacaaaattcaaatatggGACATATCCCAACAGGCTCCCTCCTAGTGACAATGGACTAACATACCCCACGCAGAAGGAATTTCGACCCTGCAAAAGATGttacaaatgaataaaacagacCCGGATGTGATCCACTGGACTATTAAGGCAGCTGAGTGCGTGCTAACCAATAATAACTTCGAATTCAATGGCCGTAACTACATACAGATCCAAGGAACGGCTATGGGAACGAAGATGGCACCCAAATACGCTTGCTGTTTTATGGCAATACTAGAAAAGGAAATAATCGAAAAATCACCATTCAAACCCTTAACTTATTTGAGATTTATAGACGATTGTAAATTAATTTGGACTTCAGGAATAGAAAACCTAGAAAAATTCGTCAAATTCGCGAACTCATACCACCCATCATTCAAGTTCACATTTGAACATTCCCAAACCAAATTACCGTTCTTAGACACAATGGTCCACTTAATTGATAATAGACTAGAAACGGAACTCTACTCCAAACCAACGGACACCCACCAATATCTTTTACAGTCATCCTGCCACCCAAGACATGTACACCGGAACATACCCCATGGACTCGCAATAAGAATTAGAAGAATATGCTCAACCACGGAATTTTTCAACAAACACAGTGACATCCTCAAGCAGCATCTAAAAAAGAGGAATTAACCCGAGCACCTGTTAAACAAAGCCATAGAGCGAGCAAGAAATACAGATAGAACCACGATACTGACACCAAAAAAGCCGACACACCTCTTGGCACAGCGTACCACCCACTCCTCCAAGCAATcagaataatatttcaaaagtaCCCATACATCCTACACCGCGACGCGCGACTGCAGAAAATATTCCCAAACCCCCCCATTATAGGCTACCGAAAATGTCCAACACTAAGGGATTTATTTTGTGCGAGCAAAATTAAAAGTGGAACACAAAAAAGCCGACCAAAAAGGATTTGAAAAATGCAACAGAAAAGGGTGCACGACCTGCCAACATTCATTTGAAATCTCAATATTCAGAAGCACATCGACCGGCAAACAGTTCCAAATCTTTAAACAAATCAGCTGCAACACGAGAAATGTAATATATCTAATCACCTGTAAAAAATGCCAGGCACAGTACATTGGAGAAACGGGAAGAAAATTAAAGTCTCGTACGGCAGACCACCTTAGGGACATTCGGAAAAAGACCCCAACACCAGTTGCCAACCATTTTAACAGGCAAGGGCACAATATAGACGATTTCAGTATTCTAGGAATTGACTCACTAACCCACGACAAACTTTACAGGAAAAACAAAGAGCATTTTTGGATTGACAAAATGAAGACTCGGCAACCACAAGGAATCAATAGAAAAGATTAAAACTCAAACGAAGAAGTGGCCTTAACGCAAATATGAAACCAAAAAACAAACAGTACcatcaaaacaacaacaacaatacaaacaaataacgatgaaaaacaaacaaaggaaACTACCCAAATAGATGAACCCCAACCCAACCACATCAGTTAGACCTGCTATTCTAAGATGATACGATAGCATCCATATCCAGTTATAGGAAACTCAATAATAGGCTAAATTTATATGATcttttatatttacagttatatcttgtattgtttgaagaagttagaccatgatctaacgaaagctcacaaatatacttactatttcgttgaaagagatcatgttatttttactgtgccacatacggatccgaagtagaaagtaatcaaggagaaaggacctgcagttcaatacacaatatccaagttccccTAGTACATTTATGTACTTGAGAATTTCTCTAAGGTTTCGTGAACGAGTCACATGAAAAAACAAGTCGGTAGGCGCCCGGGATCTCCGCTGATACTCAGCCCCGCGTCTGTATTATGCTATCGCGATGATCCAATTCGTTTTAGTCCCTGTAGCACTCTAGTGGTCACCAGTAACTTCGTTCGAATACAAATCTCTTTTATTTCCGAGACCATTTACGCATGCAATAACAATCACCGATATTGCCTGTTACCGATGGCGATATTTCCTGTTCATTTTGAACGCTGTGCGTCTGCTTTTTAGCGTTGCATGAGGAATAAAATGTTGCTAATTATTGAAACATGTTCACTAAAATTccatcaatcaatcaatttaattCCAAAGGCTTCACCAGTTTATAGAGTATCGAGATGAATGGCGGCTTGTTAGAGAAAGCATTTTCTCTCGCGAGAGGTAGCAATCTCAGAATTCTAATTTTCGACTTAATTTACAAGAAAATTGCAACAGAATgtcaaaaaattagaaattttctCACAATCGGATGTTTTGTGGTTGCTGCCGTGGAAGCGAAACAACAATCCAGTCTTTCAAGGAAACGCATAATACTAGGATGACACTCGACAGGTTAACTCACATAAGAAATTTCACCCAAATTGATCTAGCCGTTTAGAGGCTACATCTAAGCAGACAGACAGAACGATCgagaataagggtctcctatagAGCGGAGCTCCAATATACAGCATTGGGACTTCAACTTGGGGCTGTATGATAACCTTATATGTATTGCATGGCTGTTACACATGACACGCACAGCTGATTTCTCTCTTCGAGGTCCACTTGATTGACCATTCTCAAATTTAAGAGTCAGTATTTTTTTCCTTCAAGTCAGGTTCATTTTTTTAACCATCATAAGGTTCTGCTTATTTCATACGCATAATACTAGGATGACACTCGACAGGTTAACTCACATAAGAAATTTCACCCAAATTGATCTAGTCGTTTAGAGGCTacatctaaacagacagacagaacgattgagaataagggtctcctatagAGCGGAGCTCCAATATACAGCATTGGGACTTCAAATTGGGGCTGTATGATAACCTTATATGTATTGCATGGCTGTTACACATGACACACACAGCTGATTTCTCTCTTCGAGGTTCACTTGATTGACCATTCTCAAATTTAAGAGTCAGTATTCTTTCCTTCAAGTCAGGTTCATTTTTTAACCATCATAAGGTTCTGCTTATTTCATTTGATCACTAACACTTACTTTTCCGGAAAGGAATACATGTTACAAATACAATGTTAGTTGGTGAGATACGATAGAAGgaaaaaaaatgtgtttttggTCATTATACAGGATATGTATATTATAGATTATAGTTATGTTTCAATGCatctaatacagtaatatacaTTCCAAGGCTCAATTAGGGAGCCCAAATATTATGTGATGGCATCAACCAGGAAATGAGTTTAAAAATTCAAGGTAAAATCAGCTAActtttaatttcattatttgtacttgaataaaataaatcaatattacCTTGAATGTCATTTCAAATTCTGCGGAACCTTGCCATCCACCTCCTTCTTCAGCCATTATTTTTCCTTCCAAGTGGTTCGCGCCAAACACAGGTTGCTTGATCTCAAAATCCTTTATGAGTTTGAATGGCATGCTAAAATTTTGTAGCATGTCATTTGTTTTGCTGTTCACAAAAAATGCTCTGAAATTCGTAAGATAAAGCTGGCCGACTTTCGATCCCTTCAAGTGCTCAGATGAATATTTGACCTTCTTGAATTTCAGTTCAACATCTTTGTGTTGTTGCACAGTCAGCTCGCCTTGAAATAATTGGAGTCCTGCCGATCTATTGATAGACATGACTGCACAAGTTTTGCAAGGTCCAGGTGATGAAATATTACCAACTTATAGTTTCAGGGTTTAGAGTAAATCTAGAGAGGTAAAATCCTTTTAGTTTTTGTTATTTGCATTAACACAGTTGAGTAGTATCATGTgcataaaattgtaaaaaaattctcATGCGGCTTCAATTATAAATGCTCATTTAACTGCCTTTCAAATTGCAATGTTTCGATGTCTGACACTGTTCGAGGTTGGTGTGTTTGTTCCGGGAACTTCTTAAATAACGCCCAACATTGTATAGTTTTCGCTGTAGGTCAGTAGGTACCGTACATAACCATCCTATTACAGCATCATGCAAAGGGTTGCCAGATCCTACTGTCCTAGTGATCAAAAAGGGCCAAATTGAGACGAAAAAAAAGCCAgcaaaagccaacaattttactaattACAAAAGCACCTGATGTAGAGCATTTAGTGAGCCACACAAATGTCTTTTCTCATTCAGTCATTGAAAGTTGTATTTTCAGTTGCTAGCTATCATGGCGATTTCCGCTTCAGCGAGATGGAGGGTTGAAAAGGGGTTAATTGAATGGCAGCACCAGAACCTACATTTGACATTATACAGTCAAACTGATATCTATATGAAAGAGttgggaaaataaaaaaaatagaaggaaatatcaagcggacagcaTCACTCaacaattcaatatatatacacagGGTGACGCTTCAGTTTGTGATATACCTTAAAACATTCTCACTGAACATTttgaaaaccatcatttttatttaaaaaattatctaaccatGTGCCCGCTTACAGGTCTGCAGGCGGACTACTGATGGCTAATTTTAGCGTATTTAATCACAATCGTTCGTGACACTAAATtctgattactgcaactaaactaaagctcctGGGAAGGCATAATGCAGGAATGACAATTAAGTCATACAACTATATTTGGGAACAGAACTGAACACTGACAAATAACTAAAAGCatggcaatgtttacaaccccgCTTGAACATCTGTTTGAGcggctgcagaaactgcaactATTTTTTGTTGGTTATGGTCataaacaagaaaatcgatGCTCTTCCAAATGTTAAATAGCTAAGCAATAGGCtattgttacacactaaatattgtataatgtatttcatatgatttttaaTAATACACATTGAAGGAGACTGAAAAAAGTCAAGAAAAAAGCCAAACGTAAATTCTGACGCCAATcgtgtttgaaaaaagccaaaaatggcgaATTTGGTGTTAAAAAGCCACATAGCAACCCTGAATTCATGCAGTCATGGCTTGAGATATAACGTTATCTGTATACAGGTATATGAGGTAACGCCGACTGCGCCGAGGCTTTCTACCACAGCACCAACAGAGATATACCTAGCTGTGCGGTAATCAATACCTGCAATCAGGTGAAATTTCTACAACCATCTCGGGGTCgtgataataatattttcatttatcactTGTGATATACACCGATCCCTGCTGTCGATCTTTACACACAACAGCAATGGGCTGCTAGTGCTAGACAGTATCTGCCACTATGAAAACATTTTCTTTGTCATACCTACCAAGTCACATAGTCACTTTGTGTCATACGACCTCTGCACGTGACTTCACTTTCGGTCGTCAGTGCAGTGGCGCAATGGGAATATATTAGGGTAGTAAGGGTAAAAGGTTTTTTGGCGTCTTTGACAACTGGGTCTTTTGCGccaaatatcaaaaaaagtaGTCAGTATGATACAATAAAATAGGTTCACAACTCTCGTTTGGTGGATATTGCAAAACTAATGATAAATGGAACCAAATCAGGAacattgaaaatacaaataattttcCGGGGCACATTCATTTTTGCTGCTTCATGTCTTAATTCGCAATCGTAGGTTACTACACTTgggacaatataaaataaaatgggaaACAGTTTCATTCGTGTCACATTAACTACAGTGCCCTGTGGAATGTAGccgtattttaaataaatgatagtTGAGTCTGAGATGTCCAGTTTGAAGACGAAAAAATACTATTTCTTTTTGGcgggaaaaattgaaatagacaGTCTTTTGGGCTATATGAGTTCGAAAGTTTTTATAATGGCTTGTAGTATCGTTAGCTTGATATGTTAAATACTATTTTGCTAGACATGCTTGCTTGCATAATGTCTTAGCTTCTTCCAATGACAGGTGGAGAACTGCATTGATGACAATTCCATTTGCTCCGTCTTTCGCCAGCCGATCCACTGCCTCATTACCGCTAATACCAATATGTGCTGGTATCCACAGAAACTTGATATCCGTCGTGTGACAAATAATAGCATGAAGTAGTTGTATTTTTGTCGATAAAAAATGCTTAACATTCCAAATATTCTGTATGCTTTCCAATGCAGAAAGACCAATcagaatattaatactttttaaGGCCTATTTTGCGATATCCATCAGTATATTTCTCCAGATAATCTggatatagaggacttgcacgggtcacgtgactttgtttactggacggcaaaaaaacaaaaacgtccatttgagTCAAACACAACgcccaaatatttaaaatcgaATGTGACAGGTATTACTGAGTCCTTGATTCTAAGATGGATTGTAGGGATTTCCTTGCGCTTGGTGAAAAGCACGATACAGGGTTTTGTGGTGGAAAGttcaaccccccccccccccgcccTATCACACCAAGTTATTATGGCATTTAAGTGAGATCGAACTTTTGGTACTATTTCCGGGATATGCAATCCGGTCTCCCAGAAAGCTCCATCATCAGCAAAAAGTTTCACCAATGAAGGGACATTTTGTGGCAAGTCATTGATCATAACGGAAAACAGAATTGGGCTGAGAACACTGTCTTAGGGAATATCGTTTTGTAGCCGACATCGACGAATATACTCGGACTTGAAATGAGCGTGTTGTGAGAAATAATCTAATCCATTGATGAATACTGCCACGCACTTcaattttgaatagtttatataACAGACCCTCTCTCCACACCATGTCATatatattatcttttatattgaGCGGTGTGAGCAATGAGATTAAACCACGTCATTGGCgtgagaaataatttttaaagaaGATGAATAGATGTTATTTAGATTATCGGAAAGTAAAAATCAAACATACATGGTAATCCACATAAAAACACACGACAAAGATTCAGGAAATGGTGCAATCCAAGATTGCGCGAAAGATGTATGCTCCGAATTGAAGAAACCGGTATGAGATACTACAGCTGGCATAAAATTGAACCTTTCCACATGGGCCCTTTGTTAGCAATGGGTGTTTCGCCAAATTACGGATTCCTtatttatttccgtaacaatgatcAATAAGTAAACAATTACGTAACAATTAATATCGACGCCCAGCACTTGTTTCGCTCGGGCAGTTAGATAtccaagcatggttgtaaacattgcctcgttttcatGGCTCTATGTGttatttatcaattttcagttgtgtttcccAAAAATagttataaatcaaataattttaattgtcattatgacTTTTGAGAATCTTCAGTTTAGTTACAAAAGTCAAAAATTAGCCCTGCAGTCGCTGCGATAGACTAGTCTAAAATTAGCTATGAGTATCTGAAATCGGAACGTAGttgataatttttaataaaaatgatggatttgaacatataaaccagtttgtaagcgccaactctcCAAAACTTCCTCAAATTAAGCGGTCTTACTCCTTACTAAATAGAGCGCAGAAGAGACGGAAACAGCGCAGAGGAGagggaaacatttttctttcattatttattagcgttcgtgaaattttaaacaatttgatgggAAACAGTATACAGTAGTAGGGAATGATCATGagtttatatcagtaatcttcAACATCTTTGAATAACCTAACAGACGCAATATGAGCACACCCATAAGCAAAATCAAAGAAATTTTGGAGCTCCAGAaatatatgcaccaagatggcgcacaacctgaacacagtatgtgcaccaggttagggtgcgtCATGTTGGGTTATTTAATgaagattactgatataaactCGTGATCATTCCATGGAAAACAGTGCAGAACAGAGttgatttattttgattatgtatGTATAGTTGACCCGTTCTAACGCACCCCCTATAGAAGTTTGGTTCTACATTGTACGAGCAATTTGTGTCTGTTTGTCAGAAAGGCatataatttatctaaaatatctatttttaaGACTTTAAGTAAATGCATTGAATTTCGAATACTCCTGTTTCCCATACACCTGTCGTTTTCAAGCTATCGCCATTCAATGAGTCATCGTTTAGATTTTTACATTCTTCAAATAGATCGCTTCCAGTTGTTTCAAAATTCTTTCGATCTTGTCAAATAGCAACCTCCACCTGGTCCGACAGTTTACTACGACCATGCGGCTCGGAAGATTGAACCGCTTCTTGGCAATTTCAAGATCCCGCTTTTTTGAAACTGTGAGAAAACCATGCCACCACCCACCAGTCCTTTCGATACAGAAATTGTTCGAGTGACGTGAAAATCTTTCAGCGAGTTTGTCATTGCGAGGTTTGAATTGTTGCCAAAGCAAGAAATGCGGGTCAATCCAATAAGGCTGCATGCCGATTTCACATTCGTCCCGTTGTCTATTGTTACCGCGATGATGTTATTTTTCTGTCTGTAACTCCTAAGATTGAAGCATACACTCCAGCGTGTCTGCAATATTTGATCCAGTGTGGTCCGGTATGAAGTGCGTTTCAAACGGTATGAATCTATCTCCTAATTTTCGTTAATGTAATGCACTGACAGGCTAATTGGACAAACGTGAGCAGCTTCCGTGACTTAACGTTCTACATTTATTCTGGCCTTCTCATACAAAGCTGGTATGGCTGTTCCTATAAAATAGTTCCAGCTTGGTAAACGGTACCGTTTGTCTGATATTTCCAACAGCTCGCGAAATCCCTCTTTCTAAACACTGTAGCTTGGCATAACGTCTTTAGTTAGACCGTAAATATATGTAAGACAAAGCGTTATTGCTTCTGTTATGCTACAGAGGTCGCTTGATTTTGATTATTCGgcacattttttcaaagcagCTTCGTACGTTAAGATGCGTTTTTGGTTTAGTATTTTCTTTCAAGCATTCAATTTCCCGAAGGTGGTGACTGAGCAGAGATGATGTCGTACCCCCTTTAGTTGGAAGCTTTCTGCTGCACAATTTACAGGTGGAGAAATCCTTTTCTAAAGGTGTTTGTACACTGAAATACTTCCACACCGAAGACTTTACTCcgattttttcaacaaaagcATAGGCTACCTTCCATTGCGCTCTTCCAAACAACGAAGCCGACGACAACAGCACGAATGAAGCGGTCTAGTGAACAGTATATACCTCGATGAGTGCAAGCACAGCAAAATTTTTGCTGACTGATGTGACTAACCATAAGAAGTGACGCTGCAGCTAGCAACGAGGGTCGTTACATGTTATGAAAGCGTCGACAGACAATTAAACTATTGGCTCAATAAAATACttggaataaaaaaacatttatgcATTTGCTAATGTCACATGGTGAGCATGAAACAGCAAAGTAAATGATGTACGGCATTTCTGAATGTGGCTGCAGTCATATAATGGAAGTCCATAAAATAAACAGATAAAGTGTATGGAAAATGAAATTCCAGACACGTCACATGGATGTCTCTTTAGACTACTGGTAAGAATCAAGATATACAGTTTTAATggattttttgtacaaattatAGAGTAATCGTTCGAGTAATCTCAGGAAGCGAATTCCATAGTTGGGCACCAACAAATTTGATTGAGTTTTGGGTAAGTTTGTTGGAAAATCGAGTAACGTAATAAGTGCATCTGGCAGAGGACTGTGTACCATATGATTGCATATCACTCTGCTTCGAGAAATAGTTTGTGAATGCCGGAGGGAGTTTTTTGTTTTGGTGTTGGTGCATTAATTTCAACACTTTGATTTTATATGCATCTACAATTTTAATTATATGAAGGCTATGGTAAATAGGACTAAGATGAGTGCGGTAGccaaagatttaaaaaatagtGCGGATTGCTCCGCTCTGTAAAATTTCGACGCGACGCAATAAGTTCTTATCCGCTGAACCCCATGCCACTGTGCCATATTCAATATGGGAATGAAATAAAGAGTAGTAGATCATACGTAAAATGGTTGGGAATGTAAAATGTCGAAGCTTATAAAATATTCCAACTGACTCAGATAATTTAACAGCCAGATTGGCTATTTGAATATCGCATTTCATTTTGTTATCTATATATACCAAGATATTTATAGGAGTTGACGTTTTCAAATATCGTACCATCAATTCTTATGGACAGATCATTTTGAGAGTTGCTTCTATAAGGCGGTATTAacatttttcaatgtttattgTTAATTTGTTGGCCCTTATCCAATTTGCTACTTTTGAAATTTCAGTGTTCACCCATAATTGGATACCGGAATGAGATTTGTCACTGTCAAGGAGATTAGTGTCATCGGCAAACAATTTGGAAACTAGCGGGCAACATTGGGTTATGTAATTAATGAAAACTTAAAATAGTAACGGGCCCAAACAGCTGTCCTGAGGAACTCCGTGTGTCACTGGTATAGGAAGTGAACAATATGTTCCTACTTGAACATACTGTGGTCTGTCGTCTAAATAGCTAGAAATGAGTTTATTTGCTATACCCCTAATATCGTAATGTCTCAACTTGTAAGCCAGAATGTTATGATTTACGGAATCGAAGGCCTCCTTTAGATCTAGAAAagtttattgttattttgttgGCCCTCATCCAATTTGCTACTTTTGAAATTTCAGTGTTCGCCCATAATTGGAGACTGGAATGAGATTTGTCACTGTCAACGAGATTAGTGTCATCGGCAAACAATTTGGAAAATACCGAAGAACATTAGGTAATGTCATCaatgaaaactgaaaaaaaaaatagtaacgGGCCCAAACAGCTGCC
This is a stretch of genomic DNA from Styela clava chromosome 2, kaStyClav1.hap1.2, whole genome shotgun sequence. It encodes these proteins:
- the LOC120336112 gene encoding WW domain-binding protein 2-like, yielding MSINRSAGLQLFQGELTVQQHKDVELKFKKVKYSSEHLKGSKVGQLYLTNFRAFFVNSKTNDMLQNFSMPFKLIKDFEIKQPVFGANHLEGKIMAEEGGGWQGSAEFEMTFKAGGAIEVGESLIKMAKNPRMMYIAQPAPIIVTGVPQGMPIQPGYAPPPMGYQPTAPPLYSQYPTQPPYNQGPPIPPYPAEPSYQPTDPKSQEAMASGSSYLPPGYSAPAQNPPSYYDTTKKDQ